The Vulpes lagopus strain Blue_001 chromosome 6, ASM1834538v1, whole genome shotgun sequence genome has a segment encoding these proteins:
- the FABP2 gene encoding fatty acid-binding protein, intestinal: MAFDGTWKIDRNENYDKFMEKMGINVVKRKLASHDNLKLTITQEGNKFTVKESSTFRTIEIVFELGVTFNYSLADGTELTGTWNLEGNKLVGKFKRVDNGNELNALREIIGGELVQTYTYEGVEAKRIFKKE, from the exons ATGGCTTTTGATGGTACTTGGAAGATAGACCGGAATGAGAACTATGACAAGTTCATGGAAAAAATGG GTATTAATGTGGTGAAAAGGAAGCTTGCAAGTCATGACAATTTGAAACTGACAATTAcacaagaaggaaataaattcacCGTCAAGGAATCAAGCACTTTTCGTACCATTGAAATTGTTTTTGAGCTTGGTGTCACTTTTAATTACAGTCTAGCAGATGGAACTGAACTCACT ggTACTTGGAACTTAGAGGGAAATAAACTTGTTGGAAAATTCAAACGGGTAGACAATGGAAATGAACTGAATGCTCTCCGAGAAATTATAGGTGGTGAACTTGTGCAG ACTTACACATATGAAGGAGTAGAAGCCAAGAGGATCTTCAAAAAGGAATGA